Proteins encoded by one window of Panicum virgatum strain AP13 chromosome 7N, P.virgatum_v5, whole genome shotgun sequence:
- the LOC120682518 gene encoding uncharacterized protein YnbB-like isoform X1 → MTATGGCCSTPLAWARPRVSPAPRVGRCRAVAAGASDVAFHPDVSRAAESLQAEFRAVDRALALNSSRVAAAFRRARVAPHHFGGSTGYGHDDGGGREALDAVFAEIVGAEAAIVRPQFFSGTHAIACALFVLLRPGHELLAVARPPYDTLEEVIGIRGSANVGSLKDFGVAYREVPLAADGGLDWEALACAIRPETGCAFIQRSCGYSWRKSLSVADIHRAISLIKLQNPNCMVMVDNCYGEFVETSEPAMVGADLISGSLIKNPGGTIAPCGGYVAGKRNFVEAAAARLSAPGLGVEFGSTPGHVMRSLFQGLFLAPQMVGEAIKGGLLIAEVMSAKGYRVQPLPRVPRHDIVQAVELGNRERLIAFCEVVQQTCPVGSFVKPTAGETPGYASEVIFADGTFIDGSTSELSCDGPLRDPYAVFCQGGTHWTQWALVLTEVLKVI, encoded by the exons atgaCGGCCaccggcggctgctgctcgACCCCACTCGCGTGGGCGCGGCCTCGCGTCTCTCCCGCCCCGCGCGTCGGCCGGTGTCGCGCGGTCGCGGCCGGGGCGTCTGACGTGGCGTTCCACCCGGACGTGTCCCGCGCGGCGGAGTCGCTGCAGGCGGAGTTCCGCGCCGTCGACCGAGCCCTCGCCCTCAACTCctcccgcgtcgccgccgccttccgccgcgcccgcgtcgccccgcaC CATTTCGGCGGGTCGACGGGGTACGGCcacgacgatggcggcggccgggaggcgCTGGACGCCGTATTCGCTGAAATCGTCGGCGCCGAGGCCGCCATTGTGCGCCCCCAG TTCTTCTCCGGCACGCACGCCATTGCCTGTGCGCTATTTGTGCTTCTGAGGCCTGGGCATGAG CTCCTGGCAGTCGCTAGGCCTCCGTACGACACCTTAGAGGAGGTGATTGGGATCAGGGGGTCGGCTAATGTAGGGTCACTCAAAGACTTTGGAGTGGCATACCGAGAAGTTCCG CTCGCAGCAGATGGTGGCCTTGATTGGGAAGCTCTAGCTTGCGCCATCAGACCAGAAACTGGATGTGCCTTCATTCAGAGATCATGTGGGTACTCTTGGCGCAAGAGCTTAAGTGTAGCAGATATTCACAGAGCTATAAGTTTGATCAAG TTGCAAAACCCAAACTGCATGGTGATGGTTGACAATTGCTATGGTGAATTTGTTGAGACATCTGAACCTGCAATGGTG GGAGCAGACTTGATTTCGGGTAGTTTGATAAAGAATCCGGGTGGAACTATTGCGCCATGTGGTGGTTATGTTGCTGGGAAGAGAAATTTTGTTGAAGCAGCTGCCGCTCGCCTATCTGCACCTGGCCTTGGAGTAGAATTTGGATCAACACCTGGCCATGTTATGCGTTCGCTTTTTCAAGGCTTGTTTCTGGCTCCACAAATGGTTGGAGAAGCAATAAAA GGAGGTTTGCTAATTGCGGAAGTCATGTCAGCCAAGGGCTACAGAGTTCAACCACTGCCAAGGGTTCCTCGCCATGATATTGTGCAG GCAGTGGAGCTTGGCAACAGGGAGAGACTCATAGCATTCTGTGAAGTGGTGCAACAAACTTGCCCAGTAGGGTCATTTGTTAAACCAACTGCTGGGGAAACTCCTGGCTATGCTTCAGAG GTCATTTTTGCCGACGGGACATTCATAGATGGAAGCACAAGTGAACTGTCATGTGATGGGCCCTTGAGAGATCCATATGCTGTCTTCTGCCAG GGAGGAACACATTGGACACAATGGGCGCTTGTCCTCACTGAAGTGCTGAAGGTCATATAA
- the LOC120682518 gene encoding uncharacterized protein YnbB-like isoform X2 yields the protein MTATGGCCSTPLAWARPRVSPAPRVGRCRAVAAGASDVAFHPDVSRAAESLQAEFRAVDRALALNSSRVAAAFRRARVAPHHFGGSTGYGHDDGGGREALDAVFAEIVGAEAAIVRPQFFSGTHAIACALFVLLRPGHELLAVARPPYDTLEEVIGIRGSANVGSLKDFGVAYREVPLAADGGLDWEALACAIRPETGCAFIQRSCGYSWRKSLSVADIHRAISLIKLQNPNCMVMVDNCYGEFVETSEPAMVGADLISGSLIKNPGGTIAPCGGYVAGKRNFVEAAAARLSAPGLGVEFGSTPGHVMRSLFQGLFLAPQMVGEAIKGGLLIAEVMSAKGYRVQPLPRVPRHDIVQAVELGNRERLIAFCEVVQQTCPVGSFVKPTAGETPGYASEDIHRWKHK from the exons atgaCGGCCaccggcggctgctgctcgACCCCACTCGCGTGGGCGCGGCCTCGCGTCTCTCCCGCCCCGCGCGTCGGCCGGTGTCGCGCGGTCGCGGCCGGGGCGTCTGACGTGGCGTTCCACCCGGACGTGTCCCGCGCGGCGGAGTCGCTGCAGGCGGAGTTCCGCGCCGTCGACCGAGCCCTCGCCCTCAACTCctcccgcgtcgccgccgccttccgccgcgcccgcgtcgccccgcaC CATTTCGGCGGGTCGACGGGGTACGGCcacgacgatggcggcggccgggaggcgCTGGACGCCGTATTCGCTGAAATCGTCGGCGCCGAGGCCGCCATTGTGCGCCCCCAG TTCTTCTCCGGCACGCACGCCATTGCCTGTGCGCTATTTGTGCTTCTGAGGCCTGGGCATGAG CTCCTGGCAGTCGCTAGGCCTCCGTACGACACCTTAGAGGAGGTGATTGGGATCAGGGGGTCGGCTAATGTAGGGTCACTCAAAGACTTTGGAGTGGCATACCGAGAAGTTCCG CTCGCAGCAGATGGTGGCCTTGATTGGGAAGCTCTAGCTTGCGCCATCAGACCAGAAACTGGATGTGCCTTCATTCAGAGATCATGTGGGTACTCTTGGCGCAAGAGCTTAAGTGTAGCAGATATTCACAGAGCTATAAGTTTGATCAAG TTGCAAAACCCAAACTGCATGGTGATGGTTGACAATTGCTATGGTGAATTTGTTGAGACATCTGAACCTGCAATGGTG GGAGCAGACTTGATTTCGGGTAGTTTGATAAAGAATCCGGGTGGAACTATTGCGCCATGTGGTGGTTATGTTGCTGGGAAGAGAAATTTTGTTGAAGCAGCTGCCGCTCGCCTATCTGCACCTGGCCTTGGAGTAGAATTTGGATCAACACCTGGCCATGTTATGCGTTCGCTTTTTCAAGGCTTGTTTCTGGCTCCACAAATGGTTGGAGAAGCAATAAAA GGAGGTTTGCTAATTGCGGAAGTCATGTCAGCCAAGGGCTACAGAGTTCAACCACTGCCAAGGGTTCCTCGCCATGATATTGTGCAG GCAGTGGAGCTTGGCAACAGGGAGAGACTCATAGCATTCTGTGAAGTGGTGCAACAAACTTGCCCAGTAGGGTCATTTGTTAAACCAACTGCTGGGGAAACTCCTGGCTATGCTTCAGAG GACATTCATAGATGGAAGCACAAGTGA
- the LOC120682520 gene encoding endonuclease 1: MASGGGKGCMLAGSFLRAAALGLVVLASAAPVSRSWSKEGHVLTCQIAQDLLEPDAAHAVRNLLPEDVGGDLSVLCVWPDQVRHWYKYRWSGPLHFIDTPDKACTFDYARDCHGPDGAKDMCVAGAIANFTSQLLHYKHGSADRKYNLTEALLFLSHFMGDVHQPMHVGFTSDQGGNSIDLRWFRHKSNLHHVWDREIIQTALAEFYDKDMGTFRKQLEHNLTKGTWSDDVSSWGDCEDLMSCPTKYATESISLACKWAYSGVHEGETLSDDYFESRLPIVSRRIAQGGVRLAMFLNRIFGHHNRAVRSVADPIYVSTMAQEHDTAAPS; the protein is encoded by the exons atggcctccggcggcggcaagggctGCATGTTGGCCGGTTCGTTcctgcgagcggcggcgctcgggctgGTGGTcctggcgtcggcggcgccggtgtctcGGTCGTGGAGCAAGGAGGGGCACGTGCTCACCTGCCAGATCGCACAG GATCTGCTGGAGCCTGACGCCGCGCACGCCGTGAGGAACCTGCTCCCGGAGGACGTGGGCGGCGACCTGTCGGTGCTGTGCGTGTGGCCGGACCAGGTCAGGCACTGGTACAAGTACAGGTGGAGCGGCCCGCTCCACTTCATCGACACCCCTGACAAGGCCTGCACCTTCGACTACGCGA GGGACTGCCACGGTCCTGACGGCGCCAAGGACATGTGCGTCGCCGGCGCCATCGCCAACTTCACGTCCCAGCTGCTGCACTACAAGCACGGCAGCGCCGACCGCAAGT ACAACTTGACCGAGGCCCTTCTGTTCCTGTCACACTTCATGGGAGATGTTCATCAG CCGATGCATGTGGGGTTCACGAGCGACCAAGGCGGTAATTCCATAGACCTGCGGTGGTTCAGGCACAAATCCAACCTCCATCAC GTGTGGGACAGGGAGATCATACAGACAGCTCTCGCTGAATTCTACGACAAGGACATGGGCACTTTCCGGAAGCAACTTGAGCACAACCTCACCAAG ggtacctggtctgaCGACGTATCATCTTGGGGAGACTGTGAAGACCTCATGTCGTGCCCAACCAA GTACGCCACGGAGAGCATAAGCTTGGCGTGCAAGTGGGCCTACAGCGGCGTCCACGAAGGGGAAACCCTATCCG ACGACTACTTCGAGTCGAGGCTGCCCATCGTGTCGCGGCGGATCGCGCAGGGGGGAGTGAGGCTGGCCATGTTCCTCAACCGGATCTTCGGCCACCACAACCGCGCTGTTCGTTCCGTCGCTGACCCTATCTATGTTTCTACGATGGCCCAAGAACATGACACGGCGGCGCCATCCTGA